CATACGATGCGTAATCTAAAAACCAATTTTGATACATTCCCGAAATGGGAATGATGTTAGCAGAATCGCTTCCTGAATTTTCAAAAGCTTCGTTTTGATCTGTATTTTCGATGTTTTCGCTCATGCTTTTGCAATCAAATTAATTTAAACACTTTCCGCTAAATCTTTTTCTACACGTAAATTTTGGATGATAAAATCTTGGCGCTCTTGCGTATTTTTTCCCATGTAATAATTCAGAATTTCGGCAATCGCATTTTCTTTTTTGATGATAACTGGTTCCAAGCGAATGTCTTTTCCGATGAAGTGTTTAAACTCATCTGGAGAAATTTCTCCCAAGCCTTTAAATCGTGTTATTTCTGGCTTTGCACCCAATTTTTCCAAGGCTTTTTTTCGTTCTTCTTCTGAATAACAATAAATTGTTTCTTTCTTATTTCGCACACGAAACAAAGGAGTTTGTAAAATATAAATGTGTCCATTCTTTACTAAATCCGGAAAAAATTGCAGAAAAAATGTCATCAACAACAAACGAATGTGCATTCCGTCTACATCGGCATCTGTGGCAACTACGACATTATTATAACGTAAATTTTCGAGTCCATCTTCAATATTTAAAGCGGATTGCAATAAATTAAATTCTTCGTTTTCGTACACAATTTTTTTGGTGAGTCCGAACGCATTCAAGGGTTTTCCTTTTAAACTAAAAACGGCTTGCGTATCTACATCGCGCGTTTTGGTAATGGAACCGCTCGCGGAATCTCCTTCACAAATAAAAATGCTGGTTTCCAGTCTGCGATTGTCGTTGCTGTTGTAATGAATTTTACAATCACGCAATTTACGATTGTGCAAACTTGCTTTTTTAGCACGGTCGCGCGCTAATTTTTGGATGCCAGAAAGTTCTTTTCGTTCTCTTTCTGATTGTATTATTTTAGCGAGTAAAACTTCTGCAACCTGTGGATTCTTATGTAAAAAATTATCCAACGCGGTTTTTAGAAAATCACCAACAAACGCCTTTACAGAAGGACCTTTCGGAGAAATTTCTTGCGAACCTAATTTTGTTTTTGTTTGAGATTCAAAAACAGGTTCCTGCACTTTTATGCTGATAGCAGCGATGACGGAAGTTCGCACATCAACAGCTTCAAATTCTTTTTTGTAAAATTCACGTATCGTGCGTACAATTCCTTCTCTAAATGCGCCTTGATGTGTTCCGCCTTGCGTGGTATGTTGTCCGTTTACAAACGAATAATATTCTTCTCCATATTGCGCATTGCTATGTGTAATCGCGACTTCAATATCAAAACCTTTTAAATGAACGATGGGATATAAAATTGGGCCATTTATATTTTGCTGCAACAAATCGTGCAATCCGTTTTCGGAATAAAATTTATTTCCGTTGTAACTAATTGTTAAACCCGTATTGAGGTAGGCATAATTCCAAAGCATTTTTTCCACATACTCATTGATGTAATGGAAATTGCCGAAAATTTGTTCGTCGGGCGTAAACGTAATCAGCGTTCCTTTGCGTGAATCAGAAGCCGTAATCGCGTCGTCTTTTTTTAGATTTCCTCTTTCGAATTCGGCATTTTTCACTTTTTCATCGCGAAAAGATTGTACTTTAAAAAAGCTGGAAAGCGCATTCACAGCCTTTGTTCCGACACCATTTAATCCAACCGATTTTTTAAATGCTTCTGAATCGTATTTGGCTCCAGTATTTATTTTTGAAACGCAATCAATTACTTTTCCGAGTGGAATTCCACGACCGTAATCGCGCACGCGTACAATTTTATCTTTAATACTTATTTCGATTGTGCGACCATTGCCCATCACAAATTCATCGATGCAATTGTCAATTACTTCCTTCAACAAAATATAAATTCCATCATCTTGCGATGATCCGTCGCCCAGTTTTCCGATGTACATTCCCGGGCGCAAACGAATGTGTTCGTGCCATTCCAGCGATCGGATACTGTCTTCGTTGTATTTTGGTTCAGCCATTTTTATTTTACTGATAATTTATTTTCTTGTTTTTTTACTCTTCGAAAAATTATTTTTTTGACGACCTATTTTCTTGCTCCAAAAAAGTGTTTGAAAAAATAATTTTTCGGAGGACTATTTTTTCTTCATTCAATTACACATTAAATCGGAAGTGCATTACATCTCCGTCATCAACTACATATTCTTTTCCTTCTATTCCTAATTTTCCGGCATCGCGACAAGCAGATTCAGAACCTAATGCGATAAAATCTTTGTATTTAATCACTTCTGCTTTGATAAATCCTTTTTCAAAATCGGTATGAATAACGCCCGCTGCTTGAGGCGCGGTCATTCCTTTTTCA
This genomic window from Bacteroidia bacterium contains:
- a CDS encoding DNA topoisomerase IV subunit B, with protein sequence MAEPKYNEDSIRSLEWHEHIRLRPGMYIGKLGDGSSQDDGIYILLKEVIDNCIDEFVMGNGRTIEISIKDKIVRVRDYGRGIPLGKVIDCVSKINTGAKYDSEAFKKSVGLNGVGTKAVNALSSFFKVQSFRDEKVKNAEFERGNLKKDDAITASDSRKGTLITFTPDEQIFGNFHYINEYVEKMLWNYAYLNTGLTISYNGNKFYSENGLHDLLQQNINGPILYPIVHLKGFDIEVAITHSNAQYGEEYYSFVNGQHTTQGGTHQGAFREGIVRTIREFYKKEFEAVDVRTSVIAAISIKVQEPVFESQTKTKLGSQEISPKGPSVKAFVGDFLKTALDNFLHKNPQVAEVLLAKIIQSERERKELSGIQKLARDRAKKASLHNRKLRDCKIHYNSNDNRRLETSIFICEGDSASGSITKTRDVDTQAVFSLKGKPLNAFGLTKKIVYENEEFNLLQSALNIEDGLENLRYNNVVVATDADVDGMHIRLLLMTFFLQFFPDLVKNGHIYILQTPLFRVRNKKETIYCYSEEERKKALEKLGAKPEITRFKGLGEISPDEFKHFIGKDIRLEPVIIKKENAIAEILNYYMGKNTQERQDFIIQNLRVEKDLAESV